Below is a window of Halalkalicoccus jeotgali B3 DNA.
ATCGTCGGTGATTCGAGCAGCGGGTCGAGGAAGTCCGACGACGAGCGGTCGTATCGGTCGCGGGCACGCTCGAGTTCCTCGCGCAGCAGCGCCAGAAGCCGGCACTCCTCGACGAGTCCGGCACAGCCGAAGGCGTTGATCAGGTCGAAAGCGTTGTTCAAGACCACGTAGTACCGGAGCCGTTCGTCGGCGACGGCGTCGGCACAGACGGTGTCGGCTCGCTCGCCGACGCCCGGCAGGTAGTCGTCGACCGCGGGGTAGACCGACTTGGGGAAGTAAAAGCCCTGGTTGTCCCGGTAGCGAAACGCGTCGGGATACCCCTCGTCGTCGAGGGTGAGTACGGAGTTCTGCTGGTGGGCCTCGAGGCCAACACCCTGAACGAGGTAGAGCCAGAGTACCGGCCGGATCCCGGTCGCGAGATACCGGTCGAACCACTCCGCGCTGACCGCTTCGGTCGAGCGCCCCTCGCACTCGGCGATCCTCGCGACGAGGCGACCGAGACGGGACGGGCCGGAGATCGCGTCCTGACAGAGCGAGGCAAGCGGCGTCGCGTTCTCGGTGGCCCCGTCTTGGAACGGGTTCGATCGAAGGATCGTCTCCAGTCCCGACTCGCGGTCGTCGCCGACGTCGAGTGCGAGGTACGCGGGATCGTGGACGACATCGAAGGCGGGAAACGCCGCCTCAAGCTCGTCCCCGAAGTCGGTCCCGAGGAGTTCGGCGACGGCGACGCCACGCTCGAGTTCGGGGCGCTTGTTCGTCCGGACCGAGTTGGTGATCCGCACGTGCAGCGACGACTTCACCATGAACGGCGCGGCCTCGCTGTAGAGGGTTCGGACCGAGGTCGTCGGGTAGAACGCCCGTCCGACCGCGCCGAGGTGCTCGAGGCCGTCGCCGAGGTGATACTGTACGGAGGGCTGATCGAGGAGGTACTCGGCTTGCCACGGGTGGACCGGGAGGAGGACGGCCTCGTTCTCGACGTGCTCGGCGACGAACGATTCGGGGACGTCGGGATCGGCCCGGAGCGCGTCGTTCACCCACGTGACGGCGCTTCGCTCGAGCGCCGAATCGGCGGTCACGAGGGCGGGATCGGCCTCGAAGTAGTGCAGCGGAAACGAACCCCGTAGTTCCGGTGCGTAGGTCGCCCGGTTCCGTCTCGTGATTCCCTGCCGGCTCTTCGGTGTGGGATGGCGGTGGTGACCGAAGACCAGCGCCTGTTCGGCGTCTCGGAAGGAAAGCTCCGGGTCGTAGAGGCGCTCTGCGTCGCCGGCCCGCGCCGCGATGAACGACTCGACGTTTCGCTTGCTCCGGAGAACGCGCTCGAGCAGGTCGTCCGGGACTGCCTCGCCGTCGGCGGCGAGCGAGAGGTCCTTCACGACCAGCGCTGCGAGGGTCGCCGCATCGACCGGCCGGACCGTCCCGTCGGGAAGCTGTAGCGAACCGGCGTCTCGAACAGGTGTCGCTCCGTCGGCGAGCGGTGTACGAGCGGTGCCAACAGCTCGATCCCCTGTTCGGGGAGCGTCGCCCGGAGAAGCCCGCCGGATCCGGGCTCGATGCCGGCGACACCTCCATCGTGAACGTCGTACGCACCCGTTTCGCGCAGGTAACAGTTGAGGAAGGCGTGGACGGTCGCGTCGTCGGCCCGCTCGGCGGGATCGACGTCGATCGATCCGTCGATAGCGCCGGGGTCGAGGCCGGTGCTCATGCGATCACCTCCCCGGGGTCGGCGACCGCGGATCCACACTCGCGGACGGCCTCGAGGATCGCCCCGACGTCCTTCAGGGTCGCAGTCGGGTTCAGCAGGGTGAGCTTCAGGCAGGTCGCGTCGTCGACCTCGGTGCGGGCGACGACAGCGCGGCCGTCCGCGAGCAACTCCCGTCTGACGTCGGCGTTGAGTCGGCTCGCCGCCTCGTCGGTCATCCCCTCGCAGGGGCGATACCGGAAGACGACGGCGTTCAGCGTCGGCTCGCCGAGCAGTTCGAAGTCGTCGGCCGACTCGAGCAGTGACGCCGCTTCGTCGGCCAGTTCGAGGGTGCGCTCGACGAGAGCGGCCATCCCAGAGCGGCCGAGCGCGCGGAACGCGACGTACGGTTTCAGCGCGTCGAACCGCCGGGTCGTCTGGACGGACTTCGAGACGAGATTGGGCACCCCGCGGTCGTCGTGGGCCTCGGGGTTGAGGTAGGCGGCGTTGCGGGCCATCCACCGGAACTCGTCGCCGTCCCGGACCAGCAGCGCCCCGCAGCTGATCGGCTGGTAGAAGAGCTTATGGAAGTCGACCGCGACGGAGTCGGCCCGCTCGATCCCCGCGAGGAGGTCCCCGTACTCGTCGCTGACGGCGAGTGCCCCACCGTAGGCCGCATCCACATGAAACCAGAGCCCGTGTTCGGCGGCCGCGTCAGCGAGCGCCCCCAGCGGATCGATGCTCCCGAAGTCGGTGGTGCCTGCGGTGCCGACGAGGGCGAACGGCACGGCTCCTCGTTTCCGGAGGGCAGCGAGTGTCGCCTCCAGTGCCCCGGGATCCATCCGACGGTCGCCGTCCGCCGGGACGGTAACGACGGCATCCTCCCCGAGTCCGAGGTGGTGGGCAGACTGGTTCGTGGTGAAGTGGGCCTCGGCCGAGCAGAGCAGCCGCAGCGAGTCGGCTTCGGGTGGAAGGCCCTCGGCTTGGACGTCCCGGTCGAACTGGCGGGCGCAGTACTGATCGCGGGCGAGCAACAGCGCCTGGAAGTTCGACTGGGTTCCACCGCTCGTGAAGACGCCGTCCGCTCCCGCGGGGAGGCCGAACAGGTCACAGAGTGCCCCGACGACCCGCTCTTCGAGCAGCGTGGCGGCGGGCGCCTGGTCGAACGAATCGAGCGACTGGTTCGTCGCCGAGAGCAGCACTTCGGCGGCCAGTCCCGGCACCATCGGCGGACACTGAAGGTGGGCCCCACACCGTGGGTTCGACGGATCG
It encodes the following:
- a CDS encoding pyridoxal phosphate-dependent decarboxylase family protein; its protein translation is MSADGLFLGTDRGDAAYRAAMEQATDAVLCAVAAREEPYSGASPDALAEYLDDPVVPEEGRGLEATLDEVAERVLAHSVDPSNPRCGAHLQCPPMVPGLAAEVLLSATNQSLDSFDQAPAATLLEERVVGALCDLFGLPAGADGVFTSGGTQSNFQALLLARDQYCARQFDRDVQAEGLPPEADSLRLLCSAEAHFTTNQSAHHLGLGEDAVVTVPADGDRRMDPGALEATLAALRKRGAVPFALVGTAGTTDFGSIDPLGALADAAAEHGLWFHVDAAYGGALAVSDEYGDLLAGIERADSVAVDFHKLFYQPISCGALLVRDGDEFRWMARNAAYLNPEAHDDRGVPNLVSKSVQTTRRFDALKPYVAFRALGRSGMAALVERTLELADEAASLLESADDFELLGEPTLNAVVFRYRPCEGMTDEAASRLNADVRRELLADGRAVVARTEVDDATCLKLTLLNPTATLKDVGAILEAVRECGSAVADPGEVIA